The following coding sequences lie in one Acropora palmata chromosome 3, jaAcrPala1.3, whole genome shotgun sequence genomic window:
- the LOC141876152 gene encoding uncharacterized protein LOC141876152 — translation MNSNEHVRNVHAAVMSFNHFIDETIPWTWNELDSVAQTKHFVGHLKTLAREIGSVFAATGLEKRKVLSHFITDISRSSFHLRRLGRITQCNGEFRSAREYFSAAVTVIDGTQTREGIRELARGCTSLGRVNSSLGDHQEGKKHLERAKSVYLTKLEQDNVEQDKVELARLYSFLGKVESHLENPEQAKEHFSSSLHILRQLNLELDNDAAYTYRHLGTVQCALGDHQESEKNLQLALSIYLERLASNHVDVGRTFYSLGLLQSVLANKQQAKEYLEKARIILLEKLGTEHVEVAHVYDCMGVVAYELGENHQAKKHFELALSIFKKHLEPDHQAVKQTTSSLRLCDNSP, via the coding sequence ATGAATTCGAATGAACATGTTCGAAATGTTCATGCAGCAGTAATGTCATTCAACCACTTCATTGACGAAACAATACCTTGGACCTGGAACGAGTTAGATTCTGTCGCTCAAACTAAACATTTTGTTGGACACTTGAAAACTCTAGCTAGGGAAATCGGAAGTGTATTTGCTGCTACAGGCCTCGAGAAACGCAAAGTTTTAAGCCACTTCATCACAGATATCTCTCGTAGTTCGTTTCACTTACGAAGGCTTGGCCGAATTACTCAATGCAACGGTGAGTTCCGCTCAGCAAGGGAGTACTTTAGTGCTGCTGTAACGGTCATCGACGGAACTCAGACACGTGAAGGTATTAGAGAATTGGCACGTGGATGCACCAGTTTGGGCAGAGTCAATAGTTCCTTGGGTGACCATCAGGAAGGAAAAAAGCATTTAGAACGTGCCAAGTCCGTTTATCTTACGAAGTTGGAACAAGACAATGTCGAGCAAGACAAAGTCGAACTAGCGCGTCTTTACAGTTTCTTAGGTAAAGTAGAGAGTCACTTGGAAAATCCAGAGCAAGCTAAGGAGCATTTTAGTAGTTCTTTACACATTCTTAGACAACTGAATCTGGAACTGGATAACGATGCCGCTTATACGTACCGTCACCTAGGTACTGTTCAGTGTGCTTTAGGTGACCACCAGGAATCAGAGAAGAATCTTCAGCTGGCACTTTCTATTTACTTGGAAAGGCTTGCCTCTAACCATGTTGACGTCGGCCGAACTTTCTATTCCCTGGGTTTACTACAGAGTGTGTTGGCTAACAAGCAACAAGCAAAGGAGTACCTTGAAAAAGCCCGTATCATTCTTCTTGAAAAACTGGGAACTGAGCACGTGGAAGTTGCACATGTTTACGATTGCATGGGTGTTGTTGCGTATGAATTGGGTGAGAATCATCAGGCCAAGAAGCATTTTGAACTTGCCCTATCCATTTTCAAGAAACACCTTGAGCCTGACCACCAAGCTGTCAAGCAAACTACTTCAAGCTTGAGACTCTGCGATAATTCTCCATGA
- the LOC141876151 gene encoding uncharacterized protein LOC141876151 isoform X2 produces MPRLGKKKKKKEVKCPVNNDVSANALSSGSQKIKVISGGESFEIESCETPSSSNDIRKEPQVDQPAASATLIGPAQLQEVVGDQNGGPNGRGETSETGSSSSGASEELKNGQSAPNATLSAQVQEVLGDQNGGLSGGVETSSSIGGDLRDLSLNDFESSLEISSFESDIEYFAKYYDADTRRWLFSDFDRWFSDPGDSRAYVLLGDAGVGKTVIAAALAKRTQADARLGACYFCRHNDNTRNNPRSLIGTIAYQLCKYNKEYRTNVGGESRVTTILANSSLRFNELFTKLLHEPLGKCNTCSQRKLVIIDALDETNYESREDFLELLKARFPLLPKWLVFFITSHPEDTVQFYLKRYNPCIKICAGNGQDDDYYLQHEADIRRFLEKKVNFSELPYSIEDVVAKSNGLFLYAYYISQVLSDRTSAIKGVNLADHFPGDIESFFLRNFKRVFDKLSEAGLYWKLFGCVIAAPAPLPLSFISFILEKENSNLDVQTVIDAVSQFAVVRTSDNTFLFLHNLIPSWLTSQEKASRKLVIDRRKANDYFKEIIHTFLPCALSDQPEGGLSIDRDVRNYLLHVGVRFLCCNYDNKDTMTTVFSCLTSFHFLQKRVNTDRLEIFSVVSDYKLCLQCQSLADAEKVILQEIYTALEKNIYVLVESPHLLRSCLRCTSEATRRKLAVSSDTLKVSKSLDWLPYVTPTFSCKESVFALSPNKKLLAAGNRLNGIVRVYDARSLKEVLGPVERQMKTDYLAFSPDGKFLLFGMDGKGLSVERGGVEKIPLSYGVEQVAEERRHPDACCFGRALFLWAKQELCRVIQDCQQSFPSRADFSLAGAHNRFLLRKVRCLLEVAECYLRSEFFSVFCTRLFCVRLSGWEDLYAPLECCQLILDCVNCCSYCGKEQRLTDLIQRIAGIVKWDYVLGRRIPCANLYCDLLLCVTRLMTAFRELPSAAPLELGYCADNDFVLQSSPNGKLIAIRHPPFPKRRYHAFIDEWNLVDIEADDRHRTDTINVFMNIIESDETGSLPDPVHVIEHVEAFAFTCSSDFVVYVQKEGRCFQALSLQTGSILSCDSGFTPVFDIKQSAQIGFVFSARREKSIVSLSDFLVSPALRKYLVLPVLTSTGSPSGITFTVEGNISYLSGNLMLCVMIRNGDGSFVTSAKCAPLKYPDGCEVENCALSRQGKSIAISQKASIFLFDNHAFHCTVFEESEDIGCQVSCLMFSHDGTLLLYCVERRNSKAEVCLWNVDQDKVSSCFFASTLVSINCCCFSPDNSMIILCGDFRVELWEDVLCSRPRLKMVKELTRLYPIYERFYYCSVSSGNEVLACCIMNDVLLYSLSSPEEESFYCRLPPAYSGQIQFCQLLRETSYLISYGIDGAVFLWDLVQKKAVDYVRVAEGKESITGMSVSSTEDEVVCLTSLGRVIVIELHGLK; encoded by the exons TTTTGAAATAGAAAGCTGTGAAACACCTTCATCATCCAATGATATAAGGAAAGAACCACAGGTGGACCAACCTGCTGCAAGTGCAACATTAATTGGTCCAGCCCAACTCCAAGAAGTAGTAGGAGATCAAAATGGTGGGCCAAATGGTAGAGGAGAAACCTCTGAAACAGGTTCATCATCCAGTGGTGCAAGTGAAGAACTAAAGAATGGCCAATCTGCTCCAAATGCAACATTAAGTGCTCAGGTTCAAGAAGTACTGGGAGATCAAAATGGTGGCTTAAGTGGTGGAGTAGAAACTTCATCATCAATAGGAGGAGATTTGAGAGACTTGAGTCTGAATGATTTTGAATCCTCTTTGG AAATTTCCAGTTTTGAGTCAGACATCGAATACTTTGCAAAGTACTATGACGCAGACACAAGACGTTGGCTGTTTTCTGATTTTGATCGGTGGTTCAGCGATCCTGGAGACTCCAGAGCTTACGTACTGTTGGGTGATGCAGGAGTTGGCAAAACTGTCATAGCAGCAGCCTTGGCAAAACGTACACAAGCAGATGCACGATTAGGTGCCTGTTATTTTTGCCGTCATAATGATAACACACGGAATAACCCGAGGAGTCTTATCGGCACTATAGCTTATCAACTCTGTAAGTACAATAAGGAGTACAGGACTAATGTGGGAGGGGAGAGTAGAGTGACAACTATTTTGGCCAATTCATCTTTAAGGTTCAATGAGCTGTTTACCAAATTGTTGCATGAGCCACTAGGAAAATGTAACACTTGTTCCCAAAGAAAGTTAGTCATTATTGACGCCTTAGATGAGACAAATTACGAGTCCAGGGAAGATTTCTTGGAACTGTTAAAGGCGCGGTTTCCCTTGCTTCCAAAATGGCTTGTGTTTTTTATTACCAGTCACCCCGAGGACACTGtgcaattttatttgaaaaggtACAATCCATGTATAAAGATCTGTGCAGGGAATGGACAAGATGACGATTACTATCTGCAACACGAGGCGGACATAAGACGATTTTTGGAGAAGAAAGTGAATTTTTCCGAGCTTCCTTACTCCATTGAAGACGTGGTAGCAAAAAGCAATGGATTGTTCTTGTATGCGTACTACATTTCTCAAGTACTGAGTGATCGAACGTCTGCCATTAAAGGAGTTAATCTCGCCGACCATTTTCCTGGAGATattgaaagtttttttctaaGAAATTTCAAGCGCGTTTTTGATAAATTGAGTGAGGCAGGTCTCTATTGGAAATTGTTTGGTTGTGTTATAGCAGCTCCTGCTCCTCTTCCTTTGTCATTTATTTCGTTTATTCTTGAAAAGGAGAATTCCAACCTAGACGTTCAAACAGTAATCGATGCTGTTTCACAATTTGCGGTAGTTCGCACGTCTGATaatacatttttgtttttgcacaaTCTGATTCCTTCGTGGCTAACCAGCCAAGAGAAAGCCTCGCGAAAACTGGTTATCGACAGGCGTAAGGCAAATGACTACTTCAAGGAAATCATTCATACCTTTCTCCCCTGCGCCTTGAGTGATCAACCAGAGGGAGGCCTCTCAATTGACCGTGATGTACGTAACTATTTGTTGCATGTGGGCGTTCGTTTCCTTTGCTGCAACTACGACAACAAGGATACCATGACAACAGTTTTCAGCTGCTTGACCAGCTTTCACTTTCTTCAGAAGAGAGTTAACACTGATCGACTTGAGATTTTTTCTGTCGTTAGTGATTACAAGCTTTGTTTGCAATGTCAATCTCTTGCTGACGCAGAAAAAGTGATTCTTCAAGAGATTTACACAGCTCTAGAAAAGAATATCTATGTTCTTGTCGAAAGCCCTCATCTTCTACGTTCATGTCTGCGATGCACTTCTGAAGCCACTCGGAGGAAACTTGCAGTTTCTAGCGATACCTTGAAGGTAAGTAAAAGCTTGGATTGGCTGCCATATGTTACGCCCACTTTTTCGTGTAAGGAAAGCGTTTTTGCTTTATCGCCTAACAAAAAGCTGCTAGCTGCAGGTAATCGACTGAACGGAATTGTCCGTGTGTATGATGCACGTTCGCTAAAAGAGGTGCTTGGCCCTGTTGAACGtcaaatgaaaactgattacCTAGCTTTCTCCCCTGATGggaaatttcttttatttggaaTGGACGGTAAGGGTTTATCTGTGGAGCGAGGAGGTGTGGAAAAGATTCCTTTGTCATACGGGGTCGAACAAGTTGCTGAGGAACGCAGACATCCTGATGCTTGCTGTTTTGGAAGAGCCTTGTTTTTGTGGGCTAAGCAGGAGTTGTGTCGTGTGATCCAAGACTGCCAACAATCCTTTCCCTCCAGGGCGGATTTCTCTTTAGCCGGAGCCCACAATAGGTTTCTTTTGCGTAAGGTTCGATGTCTTCTCGAAGTTGCAGAATGCTATCTTCGCAGTGAATTTTTCTCTGTATTCTGTACACGTCTTTTTTGTGTAAGACTTAGTGGTTGGGAAGACTTATATGCACCTCTGGAATGTTGTCAACTAATTTTAGATTGTGTAAATTGTTGTAGTTATTGTGGAAAAGAACAGCGCTTAACCGATCTTATTCAGCGGATAGCTGGAATAGTTAAGTGGGACTATGTTCTGGGGAGGAGGATACCTTGTGCCAACTTGTATTGTGACTTGTTGCTTTGTGTTACTCGTTTAATGACAGCTTTTCGCGAATTGCCCTCCGCAGCACCATTAGAGCTCGGTTACTGTGCTGataatgattttgttttgcaatcaTCTCCAAATGGAAAACTGATCGCAATAAGACATCCACCCTTTCCAAAACGACGGTACCATGCATTTATTGATGAGTGGAATCTGGTAGATATTGAAGCGGATGACCGGCATCGTACAGATACAATTAATGTGTTTATGAACATAATCGAAAGTGATGAAACTGGGTCGTTACCAGATCCTGTTCATGTTATCGAACACGTTGAAGCGTTTGCTTTCACTTGCAGCAGCGATTTTGTTGTTTACGTCCAAAAAGAAGGTCGATGTTTCCAGGCGCTCTCTCTTCAGACTGGCTCGATTCTGTCATGTGACTCAGGATTCACCCCAGTGTTTGACATCAAGCAGTCTGCGCAAATTGGGTTTGTTTTTAGTGCAAGAAGGGAGAAAAGTATCGTCTCTCTCAGTGATTTTCTTGTATCACCTGCACTCAGGAAGTACTTGGTATTGCCGGTGCTCACTTCAACTGGGTCGCCATCTGGAATAACGTTCACTGTAGAAGGAAACATTTCTTACCTTTCCGGCAATTTGATGCTGTGTGTTATGATAAGAAATGGTGATGGATCATTTGTTACTTCCGCGAAGTGCGCTCCACTGAAATACCCAGATGGTTGTGAGGTCGAAAATTGTGCTTTGTCAAGACAAGGAAAGTCAATTGCCATTTCTCAAAAAGCCAGCATATTTCTTTTCGATAATCATGCGTTTCACTGTACCGTATTTGAAGAATCAGAGGATATCGGGTGCCAGGTGTCTTGTCTGATGTTTTCACATGACGGCACACTTCTTCTTTATTGCGTCGAACGGAGAAATAGTAAAGCGGAAGTGTGTCTCTGGAATGTTGACCAGGACAAAGTCtcttcttgtttctttgcttcaACACTTGTGTCCATAAACTGTTGTTGCTTTTCGCCTGACAACTCCATGATTATACTTTGCGGTGATTTCCGAGTTGAACTTTGGGAAGATGTTCTGTGTTCCCGTCCACGCTTAAAAATGGTCAAAGAGCTTACGAGGCTGTATCCGATCTATGAGAGATTCTACTACTGCTCAGTTTCATCGGGAAATGAGGTTCTGGCCTGTTGCATCATGAATGATGTTCTCTTGTACTCACTCAGTTCTCCTGAGGAAGAGTCCTTTTACTGTCGTCTACCTCCCGCTTATTCAGGGCAAATCCAATTTTGTCAGCTTCTGAGAGAAACCAGTTACTTGATTTCGTATGGGATCGATGGTGCAGTGTTTCTTTGGGATTTGGTTCAAAAGAAAGCTGTAGACTATGTAAGGGTAGCCGAAGGAAAGGAAAGTATTACAGGCATGTCTGTTTCTAGTACGGAGGACGAAGTTGTTTGCTTGACGTCCCTGGGTAGAGTAATCGTGATAGAACTTCATGGCTTGAAGTGA
- the LOC141876151 gene encoding uncharacterized protein LOC141876151 isoform X1, with the protein MPRLGKKKKKKEGENWKDVKCPVNNDVSANALSSGSQKIKVISGGESFEIESCETPSSSNDIRKEPQVDQPAASATLIGPAQLQEVVGDQNGGPNGRGETSETGSSSSGASEELKNGQSAPNATLSAQVQEVLGDQNGGLSGGVETSSSIGGDLRDLSLNDFESSLEISSFESDIEYFAKYYDADTRRWLFSDFDRWFSDPGDSRAYVLLGDAGVGKTVIAAALAKRTQADARLGACYFCRHNDNTRNNPRSLIGTIAYQLCKYNKEYRTNVGGESRVTTILANSSLRFNELFTKLLHEPLGKCNTCSQRKLVIIDALDETNYESREDFLELLKARFPLLPKWLVFFITSHPEDTVQFYLKRYNPCIKICAGNGQDDDYYLQHEADIRRFLEKKVNFSELPYSIEDVVAKSNGLFLYAYYISQVLSDRTSAIKGVNLADHFPGDIESFFLRNFKRVFDKLSEAGLYWKLFGCVIAAPAPLPLSFISFILEKENSNLDVQTVIDAVSQFAVVRTSDNTFLFLHNLIPSWLTSQEKASRKLVIDRRKANDYFKEIIHTFLPCALSDQPEGGLSIDRDVRNYLLHVGVRFLCCNYDNKDTMTTVFSCLTSFHFLQKRVNTDRLEIFSVVSDYKLCLQCQSLADAEKVILQEIYTALEKNIYVLVESPHLLRSCLRCTSEATRRKLAVSSDTLKVSKSLDWLPYVTPTFSCKESVFALSPNKKLLAAGNRLNGIVRVYDARSLKEVLGPVERQMKTDYLAFSPDGKFLLFGMDGKGLSVERGGVEKIPLSYGVEQVAEERRHPDACCFGRALFLWAKQELCRVIQDCQQSFPSRADFSLAGAHNRFLLRKVRCLLEVAECYLRSEFFSVFCTRLFCVRLSGWEDLYAPLECCQLILDCVNCCSYCGKEQRLTDLIQRIAGIVKWDYVLGRRIPCANLYCDLLLCVTRLMTAFRELPSAAPLELGYCADNDFVLQSSPNGKLIAIRHPPFPKRRYHAFIDEWNLVDIEADDRHRTDTINVFMNIIESDETGSLPDPVHVIEHVEAFAFTCSSDFVVYVQKEGRCFQALSLQTGSILSCDSGFTPVFDIKQSAQIGFVFSARREKSIVSLSDFLVSPALRKYLVLPVLTSTGSPSGITFTVEGNISYLSGNLMLCVMIRNGDGSFVTSAKCAPLKYPDGCEVENCALSRQGKSIAISQKASIFLFDNHAFHCTVFEESEDIGCQVSCLMFSHDGTLLLYCVERRNSKAEVCLWNVDQDKVSSCFFASTLVSINCCCFSPDNSMIILCGDFRVELWEDVLCSRPRLKMVKELTRLYPIYERFYYCSVSSGNEVLACCIMNDVLLYSLSSPEEESFYCRLPPAYSGQIQFCQLLRETSYLISYGIDGAVFLWDLVQKKAVDYVRVAEGKESITGMSVSSTEDEVVCLTSLGRVIVIELHGLK; encoded by the exons TTTTGAAATAGAAAGCTGTGAAACACCTTCATCATCCAATGATATAAGGAAAGAACCACAGGTGGACCAACCTGCTGCAAGTGCAACATTAATTGGTCCAGCCCAACTCCAAGAAGTAGTAGGAGATCAAAATGGTGGGCCAAATGGTAGAGGAGAAACCTCTGAAACAGGTTCATCATCCAGTGGTGCAAGTGAAGAACTAAAGAATGGCCAATCTGCTCCAAATGCAACATTAAGTGCTCAGGTTCAAGAAGTACTGGGAGATCAAAATGGTGGCTTAAGTGGTGGAGTAGAAACTTCATCATCAATAGGAGGAGATTTGAGAGACTTGAGTCTGAATGATTTTGAATCCTCTTTGG AAATTTCCAGTTTTGAGTCAGACATCGAATACTTTGCAAAGTACTATGACGCAGACACAAGACGTTGGCTGTTTTCTGATTTTGATCGGTGGTTCAGCGATCCTGGAGACTCCAGAGCTTACGTACTGTTGGGTGATGCAGGAGTTGGCAAAACTGTCATAGCAGCAGCCTTGGCAAAACGTACACAAGCAGATGCACGATTAGGTGCCTGTTATTTTTGCCGTCATAATGATAACACACGGAATAACCCGAGGAGTCTTATCGGCACTATAGCTTATCAACTCTGTAAGTACAATAAGGAGTACAGGACTAATGTGGGAGGGGAGAGTAGAGTGACAACTATTTTGGCCAATTCATCTTTAAGGTTCAATGAGCTGTTTACCAAATTGTTGCATGAGCCACTAGGAAAATGTAACACTTGTTCCCAAAGAAAGTTAGTCATTATTGACGCCTTAGATGAGACAAATTACGAGTCCAGGGAAGATTTCTTGGAACTGTTAAAGGCGCGGTTTCCCTTGCTTCCAAAATGGCTTGTGTTTTTTATTACCAGTCACCCCGAGGACACTGtgcaattttatttgaaaaggtACAATCCATGTATAAAGATCTGTGCAGGGAATGGACAAGATGACGATTACTATCTGCAACACGAGGCGGACATAAGACGATTTTTGGAGAAGAAAGTGAATTTTTCCGAGCTTCCTTACTCCATTGAAGACGTGGTAGCAAAAAGCAATGGATTGTTCTTGTATGCGTACTACATTTCTCAAGTACTGAGTGATCGAACGTCTGCCATTAAAGGAGTTAATCTCGCCGACCATTTTCCTGGAGATattgaaagtttttttctaaGAAATTTCAAGCGCGTTTTTGATAAATTGAGTGAGGCAGGTCTCTATTGGAAATTGTTTGGTTGTGTTATAGCAGCTCCTGCTCCTCTTCCTTTGTCATTTATTTCGTTTATTCTTGAAAAGGAGAATTCCAACCTAGACGTTCAAACAGTAATCGATGCTGTTTCACAATTTGCGGTAGTTCGCACGTCTGATaatacatttttgtttttgcacaaTCTGATTCCTTCGTGGCTAACCAGCCAAGAGAAAGCCTCGCGAAAACTGGTTATCGACAGGCGTAAGGCAAATGACTACTTCAAGGAAATCATTCATACCTTTCTCCCCTGCGCCTTGAGTGATCAACCAGAGGGAGGCCTCTCAATTGACCGTGATGTACGTAACTATTTGTTGCATGTGGGCGTTCGTTTCCTTTGCTGCAACTACGACAACAAGGATACCATGACAACAGTTTTCAGCTGCTTGACCAGCTTTCACTTTCTTCAGAAGAGAGTTAACACTGATCGACTTGAGATTTTTTCTGTCGTTAGTGATTACAAGCTTTGTTTGCAATGTCAATCTCTTGCTGACGCAGAAAAAGTGATTCTTCAAGAGATTTACACAGCTCTAGAAAAGAATATCTATGTTCTTGTCGAAAGCCCTCATCTTCTACGTTCATGTCTGCGATGCACTTCTGAAGCCACTCGGAGGAAACTTGCAGTTTCTAGCGATACCTTGAAGGTAAGTAAAAGCTTGGATTGGCTGCCATATGTTACGCCCACTTTTTCGTGTAAGGAAAGCGTTTTTGCTTTATCGCCTAACAAAAAGCTGCTAGCTGCAGGTAATCGACTGAACGGAATTGTCCGTGTGTATGATGCACGTTCGCTAAAAGAGGTGCTTGGCCCTGTTGAACGtcaaatgaaaactgattacCTAGCTTTCTCCCCTGATGggaaatttcttttatttggaaTGGACGGTAAGGGTTTATCTGTGGAGCGAGGAGGTGTGGAAAAGATTCCTTTGTCATACGGGGTCGAACAAGTTGCTGAGGAACGCAGACATCCTGATGCTTGCTGTTTTGGAAGAGCCTTGTTTTTGTGGGCTAAGCAGGAGTTGTGTCGTGTGATCCAAGACTGCCAACAATCCTTTCCCTCCAGGGCGGATTTCTCTTTAGCCGGAGCCCACAATAGGTTTCTTTTGCGTAAGGTTCGATGTCTTCTCGAAGTTGCAGAATGCTATCTTCGCAGTGAATTTTTCTCTGTATTCTGTACACGTCTTTTTTGTGTAAGACTTAGTGGTTGGGAAGACTTATATGCACCTCTGGAATGTTGTCAACTAATTTTAGATTGTGTAAATTGTTGTAGTTATTGTGGAAAAGAACAGCGCTTAACCGATCTTATTCAGCGGATAGCTGGAATAGTTAAGTGGGACTATGTTCTGGGGAGGAGGATACCTTGTGCCAACTTGTATTGTGACTTGTTGCTTTGTGTTACTCGTTTAATGACAGCTTTTCGCGAATTGCCCTCCGCAGCACCATTAGAGCTCGGTTACTGTGCTGataatgattttgttttgcaatcaTCTCCAAATGGAAAACTGATCGCAATAAGACATCCACCCTTTCCAAAACGACGGTACCATGCATTTATTGATGAGTGGAATCTGGTAGATATTGAAGCGGATGACCGGCATCGTACAGATACAATTAATGTGTTTATGAACATAATCGAAAGTGATGAAACTGGGTCGTTACCAGATCCTGTTCATGTTATCGAACACGTTGAAGCGTTTGCTTTCACTTGCAGCAGCGATTTTGTTGTTTACGTCCAAAAAGAAGGTCGATGTTTCCAGGCGCTCTCTCTTCAGACTGGCTCGATTCTGTCATGTGACTCAGGATTCACCCCAGTGTTTGACATCAAGCAGTCTGCGCAAATTGGGTTTGTTTTTAGTGCAAGAAGGGAGAAAAGTATCGTCTCTCTCAGTGATTTTCTTGTATCACCTGCACTCAGGAAGTACTTGGTATTGCCGGTGCTCACTTCAACTGGGTCGCCATCTGGAATAACGTTCACTGTAGAAGGAAACATTTCTTACCTTTCCGGCAATTTGATGCTGTGTGTTATGATAAGAAATGGTGATGGATCATTTGTTACTTCCGCGAAGTGCGCTCCACTGAAATACCCAGATGGTTGTGAGGTCGAAAATTGTGCTTTGTCAAGACAAGGAAAGTCAATTGCCATTTCTCAAAAAGCCAGCATATTTCTTTTCGATAATCATGCGTTTCACTGTACCGTATTTGAAGAATCAGAGGATATCGGGTGCCAGGTGTCTTGTCTGATGTTTTCACATGACGGCACACTTCTTCTTTATTGCGTCGAACGGAGAAATAGTAAAGCGGAAGTGTGTCTCTGGAATGTTGACCAGGACAAAGTCtcttcttgtttctttgcttcaACACTTGTGTCCATAAACTGTTGTTGCTTTTCGCCTGACAACTCCATGATTATACTTTGCGGTGATTTCCGAGTTGAACTTTGGGAAGATGTTCTGTGTTCCCGTCCACGCTTAAAAATGGTCAAAGAGCTTACGAGGCTGTATCCGATCTATGAGAGATTCTACTACTGCTCAGTTTCATCGGGAAATGAGGTTCTGGCCTGTTGCATCATGAATGATGTTCTCTTGTACTCACTCAGTTCTCCTGAGGAAGAGTCCTTTTACTGTCGTCTACCTCCCGCTTATTCAGGGCAAATCCAATTTTGTCAGCTTCTGAGAGAAACCAGTTACTTGATTTCGTATGGGATCGATGGTGCAGTGTTTCTTTGGGATTTGGTTCAAAAGAAAGCTGTAGACTATGTAAGGGTAGCCGAAGGAAAGGAAAGTATTACAGGCATGTCTGTTTCTAGTACGGAGGACGAAGTTGTTTGCTTGACGTCCCTGGGTAGAGTAATCGTGATAGAACTTCATGGCTTGAAGTGA